One Tolypothrix bouteillei VB521301 DNA window includes the following coding sequences:
- a CDS encoding GNAT family N-acetyltransferase, which yields MEFFAQTLSADPGLVGWWGWDLVLNEIDTERVLIGCAGFNGYPDTKGNLLLGYCVLDDYQGKGYATEAVGGLLSWAFEQPQVV from the coding sequence ATGGAATTTTTTGCTCAAACATTGTCAGCCGATCCGGGATTGGTGGGGTGGTGGGGATGGGATTTGGTGTTGAATGAAATTGATACTGAGCGGGTATTGATTGGTTGTGCTGGTTTTAATGGTTACCCCGATACGAAAGGCAATCTTTTACTGGGGTACTGCGTGTTGGACGATTACCAAGGCAAAGGTTATGCGACGGAGGCGGTTGGGGGATTACTGAGTTGGGCGTTTGAACAACCGCAAGTAGTGTGA
- a CDS encoding GNAT family N-acetyltransferase, giving the protein MSIDFRTCTESDFDIVQKYVLSLYQEDLLGMKMNSEKIQKTFREFTHKPDKGRIIVFDRDNTVVGYAIVVFFWSNEYGGDFVEVDELFVQKGYRGNGIGTAFFQWLEKTWGTSSVALSLQTTPSNERTLAFYERMGFRASPNHHLMKLLSPEVTEF; this is encoded by the coding sequence ATGAGTATTGACTTTAGAACCTGTACTGAGAGTGATTTTGACATAGTACAAAAGTATGTACTTTCTCTTTATCAAGAAGACCTGCTAGGGATGAAAATGAACTCTGAAAAAATTCAGAAAACTTTCCGAGAATTCACTCACAAACCCGACAAGGGACGCATTATAGTTTTCGATCGAGACAACACAGTTGTGGGCTATGCGATCGTTGTCTTTTTTTGGAGTAATGAGTATGGGGGCGATTTCGTTGAGGTAGATGAGCTTTTTGTGCAGAAAGGTTATCGAGGTAATGGTATTGGTACTGCTTTCTTTCAATGGCTAGAAAAAACATGGGGTACTTCATCAGTAGCTCTTTCACTTCAAACAACTCCATCCAATGAACGCACACTCGCTTTTTATGAACGTATGGGTTTCCGGGCTTCCCCAAACCACCATCTTATGAAGTTGTTATCACCGGAAGTGACGGAATTCTAA
- a CDS encoding phytanoyl-CoA dioxygenase family protein, with translation MSIELTGVQRKQLNEEGYLVLRNLLSRTEVEELNLHLNALWKQEGEKAGSENINNAENNVRRLANLVNKGDIFRPIFSHSLVLEAVKLVLGSNVNLAMLNARDVLPHSTNHRQNFHCDNDPEQNGGVPDRRGYLTCTAIWMLNEFTADNGATRVVSGTHRSGKLPKQLLHDPSAPHPEEVIVTGNAGDVCIVNGNCWHCGGANRSYANRCALLAHYIRADLPRAKHRQQYLAPEVKQRMSLQELQLLGIEK, from the coding sequence ATGTCCATAGAATTAACTGGCGTTCAACGAAAGCAACTGAATGAAGAAGGGTATTTAGTATTAAGGAATTTGCTTTCTAGAACTGAGGTAGAGGAGCTTAATTTACATCTTAATGCCTTATGGAAGCAAGAAGGTGAAAAGGCAGGAAGTGAAAATATCAATAATGCTGAAAACAACGTGCGCCGCTTGGCAAACCTTGTTAACAAAGGCGATATTTTTCGTCCTATTTTTAGCCATTCCCTAGTTTTAGAAGCTGTCAAGCTTGTGCTGGGTTCTAATGTAAACTTGGCTATGTTAAATGCACGTGATGTTTTACCTCACTCAACAAACCACCGGCAAAACTTTCACTGTGACAATGACCCCGAACAAAATGGTGGAGTTCCCGATCGACGCGGTTATTTAACTTGTACTGCTATCTGGATGCTCAATGAATTTACCGCTGATAATGGTGCAACACGAGTCGTAAGTGGGACTCATCGTTCGGGTAAACTTCCAAAGCAGCTTTTGCACGATCCATCAGCACCCCACCCAGAAGAAGTCATCGTAACTGGTAATGCAGGAGATGTCTGCATTGTCAATGGAAATTGTTGGCATTGTGGAGGTGCTAATCGAAGTTATGCTAACCGTTGTGCCCTGTTAGCACACTATATACGCGCAGACCTTCCACGTGCAAAACACCGTCAACAATATCTAGCGCCAGAAGTGAAACAGAGAATGTCGCTCCAAGAATTGCAACTTTTAGGAATCGAGAAGTAG
- a CDS encoding RNA-guided endonuclease InsQ/TnpB family protein: MIVREAKLKNGTKEQYLALDEAIRTTQFIRNKAVRFWMDNKGVSKAILYNLCKDLAAEFPFAKKLNSAARQASAERAWAAISTFYSRCKKGSGKKGYPKFKKHCRSVEYKVSGWKLSSDCKSITFTDGFEAGTFSIFCNNETQEDLHRLKINRVRVIRKADGYYAQFCFDADRKETGKYTGNVVGLDLGLKFFTKDQHDNAVIYPQFLRSSEKRLKKAQRRLSKKFVKGAKPQSKNYHRQRKRLGKIHLKIQRQRQDWAIKQARCVVHSNDVVVYEDLKIANMVKNHQLAKSISDAGWYQFTQWLDYYGKIWDKAVVAVSPNYTSQDCSNCGHRVKKSLSTRTHSCPKCKIELCRDTNAALNILQKGMKILGTEWQLNGTSGQEESASCEGKHGEKTASTIEGKLDIASGLL, encoded by the coding sequence ATGATAGTAAGAGAAGCCAAGCTAAAAAACGGAACCAAAGAGCAATACTTAGCCCTTGATGAGGCTATCAGAACAACGCAGTTTATTAGAAATAAAGCTGTACGGTTTTGGATGGACAATAAAGGAGTTAGTAAAGCTATTTTGTACAACTTATGCAAAGATTTGGCAGCAGAGTTTCCTTTCGCAAAGAAGTTAAACTCTGCTGCTAGACAAGCTAGTGCTGAACGGGCTTGGGCTGCTATCTCTACGTTTTATTCACGATGCAAAAAAGGTTCGGGGAAGAAAGGCTATCCAAAATTCAAAAAACATTGCCGCTCGGTAGAGTACAAAGTTTCGGGATGGAAGTTATCAAGTGATTGTAAATCAATCACCTTCACTGACGGCTTTGAGGCTGGAACTTTTTCTATATTTTGCAACAATGAAACTCAAGAAGACTTGCACAGATTAAAGATTAATCGGGTGCGAGTAATTAGAAAAGCAGACGGTTATTATGCTCAGTTTTGCTTTGATGCTGACCGCAAGGAAACAGGAAAATATACGGGTAACGTTGTTGGGTTAGATTTGGGGTTAAAGTTTTTCACCAAAGATCAACACGATAATGCCGTGATATATCCACAATTCTTGCGTTCGTCAGAAAAGCGATTAAAGAAAGCCCAACGCCGTCTGAGTAAGAAATTCGTCAAGGGTGCTAAACCCCAATCAAAAAACTATCACAGACAAAGGAAAAGACTGGGTAAAATCCATCTAAAAATTCAGAGGCAGCGTCAAGACTGGGCAATTAAGCAAGCTCGGTGCGTAGTCCACTCTAACGATGTGGTTGTCTATGAAGATTTAAAGATTGCCAATATGGTAAAAAATCATCAATTGGCTAAGTCCATTTCTGATGCTGGTTGGTATCAATTCACTCAATGGCTAGACTATTATGGCAAGATTTGGGACAAAGCAGTTGTGGCGGTGTCACCTAACTACACATCACAAGATTGTTCTAATTGCGGTCATAGAGTGAAAAAATCTCTCAGTACCAGAACGCATTCCTGTCCTAAGTGCAAAATTGAACTATGCCGAGATACCAATGCGGCTCTGAACATTTTGCAAAAAGGAATGAAGATACTCGGTACTGAGTGGCAACTAAACGGTACTTCTGGGCAAGAAGAATCCGCCTCTTGCGAGGGAAAGCATGGGGAGAAGACCGCCTCTACTATTGAAGGGAAACTCGATATAGCAAGTGGACTTCTGTGA
- a CDS encoding DUF1643 domain-containing protein, translating into MKKSATIEGNYRYLLRREWDDNAGQTTFVMLNPSTADASQDDRTLCRCIHFARFWGYGSVEVVNLFAYRATKPRDLFQVTDPVGSKNNSYLQAATERAALVIVAWGIHGSFLNRDRVVLSLISACQSLYCLGQTKAGHPRHPLYIKNSVYPMQLLL; encoded by the coding sequence ATGAAAAAATCCGCCACAATTGAAGGAAATTACCGCTATCTACTGAGGCGTGAATGGGATGACAATGCAGGACAAACGACTTTTGTGATGCTTAATCCAAGCACTGCAGATGCTTCTCAAGACGATCGCACGCTCTGTAGGTGTATTCATTTTGCTCGGTTCTGGGGTTATGGTTCTGTTGAAGTAGTCAATCTCTTTGCTTACCGTGCGACAAAACCCCGCGATTTATTTCAGGTAACTGACCCTGTGGGTTCAAAAAATAACTCTTACCTTCAAGCGGCAACGGAGCGTGCTGCATTAGTTATTGTTGCCTGGGGCATACATGGTAGTTTTCTCAATCGAGACCGGGTAGTCCTTTCTTTAATTTCTGCTTGCCAATCTCTCTACTGCTTGGGTCAAACAAAAGCTGGGCATCCGCGCCATCCACTTTATATAAAAAATAGTGTGTATCCCATGCAATTGTTGTTATGA
- a CDS encoding tetratricopeptide repeat protein: MPESEDPKKVSNNDLRNAQFGGGFINADTVNAERIGGDVWNVFLGKQLASVGNPAEDLQSLQIIPNLDEMRPSLDCWQGRIEEVEQIRRWMADNSVRLIGITGLGGSGKSTLASKIYEDESIEFDKKFWVDINREVTFTELARRVLLRLGIAYTSVKAIPEVCLVDTLVNHLRDGRYLLVIDNLESLLQKDGQSLDMFYEQFFQGWLGCGSKSKILLTSRERPNLPEIKSQWLPLSGLQPKEGATLLRVLGILGTEAELQDFAKRAEGHPLLLTLVTSFLRDKEELHPHITHLHKYGLANVSQFLIDEQLEGLHRHKVDIWMRQILDATFNRLSGKLRELLLNLSVYRLPFNITAAIAQLPDEKVSEQDLQILARRSLLQEESDGNGERIFQCHPFILTYVKQKAGDLTEAHERAIKYYQSSSEILLQEIIYHYCKLKQYELANDIIDICYKPLALSGFSSVLVELYQQIVPEWQPDTQEDKSKKAWALANLGHAYCCLGQHKLAINNHQQSLEMFQELANPYGEACNLTQLAHTYNILGQIQQAIEFYKYSLQTFRQSQEIYSRHDEAVALDGLGKSYFSLSQYQQAIDCYQQSLDIRREIGDCAGEASSLLGFGNVYASLKEYKHAINYYQQSLNIKREIGDLVGQANSLGSLGNAYYFLGLPRKAIRYFRQSLAIFREIGDRTGEANSLNDLGNPYAFFGQYQTAIRYYRRSLIIRKQIGDRVGEASSLQNLGNVYHSLGKYQKAIYYCRRSLAIVREIGNRSLEASSLSYLGNAYNCLKQHQQAINYYQQSLAIRKEIGDRRAEASSLQALAQIYHQTGKVTEGFAAGSQAHQILIELEVPLDDWMLPQWMKLSIKFSQRSQWHLALYFLLGLVAFPFAVIWFVALISWRVVSARFRRQH, encoded by the coding sequence ATGCCAGAGTCCGAAGACCCCAAAAAAGTCTCGAATAATGACTTACGCAACGCCCAATTTGGTGGCGGGTTTATTAATGCTGACACGGTTAATGCCGAGCGTATAGGCGGTGATGTCTGGAATGTTTTTTTAGGGAAGCAACTAGCATCAGTCGGGAACCCAGCAGAAGATTTGCAATCGCTGCAAATCATACCTAACCTTGATGAAATGCGTCCCAGCTTGGACTGTTGGCAAGGGCGCATAGAAGAAGTTGAGCAGATCCGCCGATGGATGGCAGATAATAGTGTTAGACTGATTGGCATCACGGGTTTAGGTGGTTCAGGCAAATCAACGTTAGCATCGAAAATTTATGAAGATGAGAGCATTGAATTTGATAAGAAATTCTGGGTAGATATCAACCGTGAAGTAACTTTTACTGAGTTGGCGCGACGAGTTTTGCTGCGATTAGGAATAGCATACACATCTGTTAAGGCAATTCCAGAAGTGTGTTTGGTGGATACTTTGGTGAACCATTTGCGGGATGGACGGTATTTACTTGTTATTGATAACCTGGAAAGTCTGCTGCAAAAGGATGGACAATCTCTAGATATGTTTTACGAGCAGTTTTTCCAAGGTTGGTTAGGATGCGGGAGTAAAAGCAAAATTCTGCTAACTTCACGAGAACGCCCAAATTTACCAGAAATAAAGTCGCAATGGCTACCCCTTTCAGGATTACAACCAAAAGAGGGTGCAACCCTATTAAGGGTTTTAGGAATTTTGGGTACTGAGGCAGAATTACAGGATTTTGCCAAAAGGGCAGAAGGGCATCCATTATTGCTAACATTAGTGACCAGTTTTTTGCGCGATAAGGAAGAGTTACATCCACACATTACTCACTTGCACAAGTATGGTTTAGCTAACGTAAGTCAGTTTTTGATAGATGAGCAGTTGGAAGGTTTACACCGTCACAAAGTTGATATTTGGATGCGTCAGATATTAGATGCCACCTTTAACCGCCTCAGTGGTAAATTACGAGAGTTGCTGCTAAATTTGAGTGTGTATCGCCTACCCTTCAATATTACTGCTGCTATTGCTCAACTACCAGATGAGAAAGTATCGGAGCAGGATTTACAAATATTAGCTAGGCGATCGCTATTACAAGAGGAAAGCGACGGAAATGGCGAACGAATTTTTCAGTGTCACCCATTCATTTTGACTTATGTTAAACAAAAGGCAGGTGATTTAACTGAAGCACATGAAAGAGCCATTAAGTACTATCAATCTAGTAGTGAAATCCTCTTGCAGGAAATCATTTATCACTACTGTAAACTCAAGCAGTATGAATTAGCCAACGATATCATAGATATTTGCTACAAACCATTAGCACTAAGTGGTTTTAGTTCGGTTTTAGTTGAGCTATACCAACAAATTGTACCGGAATGGCAGCCAGATACACAAGAAGATAAATCTAAAAAGGCATGGGCCTTGGCTAATTTGGGTCATGCTTATTGTTGTTTAGGTCAACATAAGTTGGCGATAAATAATCATCAGCAATCGCTGGAAATGTTTCAAGAGCTTGCAAATCCTTATGGTGAAGCGTGTAATTTAACACAGCTAGCTCATACTTACAATATTTTAGGACAAATCCAACAAGCAATTGAGTTTTACAAATATTCACTGCAAACTTTTCGACAATCTCAAGAAATTTATTCTCGTCATGATGAAGCTGTGGCTCTAGATGGTTTGGGCAAATCTTATTTTTCCTTATCGCAGTATCAACAGGCGATTGATTGCTATCAGCAGTCGCTAGATATTAGAAGAGAAATAGGTGATTGTGCTGGGGAAGCTTCTTCTCTGCTTGGTTTTGGCAATGTTTACGCTTCTTTGAAAGAATACAAACACGCCATTAATTACTATCAGCAGTCACTGAATATTAAACGAGAAATAGGGGATCTTGTTGGACAGGCTAATTCTCTCGGCAGTTTGGGCAATGCTTATTATTTCTTGGGGTTACCTAGAAAAGCGATTCGTTACTTTCGGCAATCTTTAGCTATTTTTCGAGAGATAGGGGATCGTACTGGAGAAGCTAATTCTCTTAACGATTTGGGTAATCCTTATGCTTTTTTTGGACAGTATCAAACAGCAATTCGTTACTATCGGCGATCTCTGATAATTAGAAAACAGATAGGAGATCGTGTTGGGGAAGCTTCTTCTCTCCAGAATTTGGGTAATGTTTACCATTCCTTGGGGAAGTACCAAAAAGCAATTTATTACTGTCGGCGGTCGTTAGCAATTGTAAGAGAAATTGGGAATCGCTCTCTTGAAGCTTCTTCGCTTAGTTATTTGGGTAATGCTTACAATTGTTTGAAGCAACACCAACAAGCAATTAATTACTATCAGCAGTCACTGGCTATCAGAAAAGAGATTGGCGATCGCCGTGCTGAAGCCTCTTCCTTACAAGCTCTAGCTCAGATCTATCATCAGACTGGTAAAGTTACAGAAGGATTTGCTGCTGGCTCCCAAGCACACCAGATTCTGATAGAACTAGAAGTTCCTTTAGATGATTGGATGTTACCACAATGGATGAAATTATCTATCAAGTTTTCTCAACGCAGTCAATGGCACTTAGCTTTATATTTCCTTTTAGGGTTGGTCGCCTTCCCTTTTGCTGTCATTTGGTTTGTCGCATTAATATCATGGCGAGTGGTAAGCGCTCGATTCAGAAGGCAGCATTGA
- a CDS encoding pentapeptide repeat-containing protein, translating to MDLSSADIKSLSFKNKNLTGANFHNSKAGLNPAFAGLVLSVSFFCSTLAATVFQRGTASVISDFSSRPIHNATILVLLSLFFIATIFRGIVTSTITSISITILVILFSLGTGVVKSGTVTAELLAGSIAGVITIIVVSLGIVTISIAATVAVTATKMWAIYGVVIFAMVGVGVSASIHTSNTEAAFASIISAIAIFISAYIAIKALAGDRASNFIRQISIVLAAFGGTSFRFANLTEVDFTEAILKNTDFRDADLTRVCWKDAKWIELARLENTYLANPKIRRLVVTLKGQAKNLDGLNMEGVSLKTANLQDASFVRANLNHANLQNVNLSGAKLKQAQLNGADLTGAILTGAYIEDWGITGTTKLDDVQCDYVFMRLPTPDDPNPRRKPDNWDERFKDGDFADFIKPIVDTLDLYHNSNVDPRAIAISFKQLAENHPEAELRIVGMEVKGEDKFLLRAKTSPTADKSELSAEYFTIYNELKALAQQEIKALIAEKDNRIASLETMVVTALQSPSFYANTYNNQGDTMPRRVDNFNLQGAQIAGGIINTDTITAHQVGGNITNYNSVAQTEASNSPAKIILILAANPKTTMSLRLDEEVREIDAGLQRAKKRNYFDLKQRWAVRVQDVYQALLEFKPQIVHFSGHGTDDGLVLEDETGNVQLVDTVALAGLFELFANHIECVILNACYSQVQAEAIARHIPYVIGMKKEVGDLAAIKFATGFYSTLGNGESVEFAYKLGCSVIQLDGIAEHLTPVLKKK from the coding sequence ATGGATTTGAGCAGTGCTGATATCAAAAGCTTGTCCTTCAAAAATAAAAATCTTACAGGTGCTAATTTTCATAATTCAAAAGCAGGCTTAAATCCAGCTTTTGCAGGTTTAGTGCTGAGTGTTTCATTTTTCTGTTCAACTTTAGCAGCCACTGTATTTCAACGAGGCACTGCAAGTGTCATTTCAGATTTTAGTTCTAGACCAATTCATAATGCTACTATTTTAGTCTTATTAAGCCTTTTTTTTATTGCAACAATTTTTAGAGGAATAGTAACTTCTACTATTACATCTATTTCTATAACGATTCTTGTAATTTTGTTTTCGCTAGGAACTGGGGTTGTTAAATCTGGTACTGTAACTGCTGAGTTACTAGCTGGATCTATAGCAGGAGTCATTACAATCATCGTAGTTAGTTTGGGTATTGTCACTATTTCAATTGCTGCAACTGTAGCAGTTACTGCAACTAAAATGTGGGCAATTTATGGAGTAGTGATTTTTGCTATGGTTGGTGTTGGAGTATCCGCTTCGATTCATACAAGCAACACAGAAGCAGCTTTTGCATCAATTATATCCGCGATCGCAATTTTTATAAGTGCTTATATTGCTATAAAGGCATTAGCTGGCGATCGAGCGTCAAACTTCATTCGCCAAATTTCTATTGTTCTTGCTGCCTTTGGAGGCACATCGTTTCGTTTTGCAAATCTTACGGAAGTCGATTTTACTGAGGCGATTCTCAAAAATACTGACTTTAGAGATGCGGATCTGACGCGAGTTTGCTGGAAAGATGCAAAATGGATCGAGCTAGCTCGTTTAGAAAATACTTACCTAGCCAACCCTAAAATTCGCCGATTAGTTGTTACGCTTAAGGGACAAGCCAAAAACTTGGATGGTTTGAATATGGAAGGTGTGAGTCTAAAAACAGCAAACTTACAAGATGCCAGTTTTGTTAGAGCAAACCTCAACCACGCTAACTTGCAGAACGTAAATTTATCTGGAGCAAAGTTGAAGCAAGCACAACTCAATGGTGCAGATTTAACTGGAGCTATCCTCACTGGAGCATACATTGAAGACTGGGGTATTACAGGTACAACTAAATTAGATGATGTGCAGTGCGACTACGTCTTTATGAGACTTCCCACCCCTGACGACCCTAACCCCCGACGCAAGCCTGACAACTGGGACGAAAGATTTAAAGACGGTGACTTTGCTGACTTCATCAAACCCATTGTTGATACCCTCGACCTTTACCATAACTCCAACGTTGACCCACGTGCGATCGCTATCTCATTCAAGCAACTCGCCGAGAACCATCCAGAAGCAGAACTCCGGATTGTAGGGATGGAAGTCAAAGGTGAAGATAAATTTTTACTCAGAGCAAAAACTTCCCCTACAGCTGATAAGTCCGAACTCAGTGCAGAATATTTCACTATTTATAACGAACTAAAAGCACTAGCACAGCAAGAAATTAAAGCACTAATAGCAGAAAAAGATAACAGAATTGCCAGTTTGGAAACTATGGTAGTGACGGCATTACAAAGTCCCAGTTTTTATGCCAATACTTATAACAATCAAGGAGATACCATGCCAAGAAGAGTAGATAATTTCAACTTACAAGGCGCTCAAATTGCGGGTGGTATCATCAATACTGACACCATCACTGCCCATCAAGTAGGCGGTAACATAACAAATTACAACTCAGTTGCTCAAACCGAAGCTAGCAACTCCCCTGCCAAAATAATTCTCATCCTGGCAGCCAATCCAAAAACCACAATGTCATTACGATTGGACGAAGAGGTCAGAGAAATTGATGCCGGATTGCAACGAGCCAAAAAACGAAACTACTTTGACCTCAAGCAGCGTTGGGCTGTACGAGTTCAAGACGTGTATCAAGCATTACTGGAGTTCAAGCCACAAATCGTCCACTTTAGCGGTCACGGTACGGATGATGGTTTGGTGCTGGAAGATGAAACTGGGAATGTACAGCTGGTAGATACCGTTGCGTTAGCTGGATTGTTCGAGTTGTTTGCAAACCACATTGAATGTGTCATCCTCAACGCTTGTTATTCCCAAGTACAGGCGGAAGCGATCGCCCGTCACATTCCCTACGTAATTGGGATGAAGAAAGAAGTAGGAGATCTTGCAGCCATTAAGTTTGCAACAGGCTTTTACAGTACGTTGGGTAATGGAGAATCCGTTGAGTTTGCTTACAAGCTTGGGTGCAGCGTGATTCAGTTAGATGGCATTGCAGAGCATTTGACTCCCGTGTTGAAAAAGAAATAG